A stretch of the Nitratireductor thuwali genome encodes the following:
- a CDS encoding 4Fe-4S dicluster domain-containing protein — MNQEVPRRLVCNCEKSMSLDDKAIAAALGDDDLHVHSQLCRSEIASFEAALGEGRRLCVACTQESPLFSEIAEEAGHKAPLFVNIREMAGWTADKADPSPKISALIAAAELPAKPARLRTIESDGLCLVIGRGQAALEAAELLNRTLSVTLLLTSFEDVLLPTVLDFPIFCGRVRSARGSLGAFDIVVDGHAPMLPSSRSAPQFALTRDGASSKCSVLFDMTGGPALFARPEGRDGYFHADPADPAAVMRAVFEASAYEGAFEKPIYVSYDPSICVHERSKKTGCTKCIDNCPSGAIAPDGDNISVDTALCGGCGNCAAHCPTGAVSYEYPARQQLIERVQVLARTYLEAGGKEPVLLIHDGEHGTALISAMARFGRGLPVNVIPLQLHSVSGLGHDLLAAGLAAGFRSVVVLADPRKSDELDALNEERRLLEALLSGFGLAGGRCSVLLETDPDIVENVLYDLDPPPEVAHTAFAPVGGKREVARAALALIAGAGSAGEEIIRLPPSAPYGAVEVDKEACTLCMACVSACPADALRDNLEKPQLRFVESACVQCGICAATCPEDAITLSPRYNLAPNVMQPVTLNEDEPAECTRCGKPFASRGVLERVKDKLGGKHWMFQSDERISLLEMCDSCRLEVLSSGGRDPFAMSQRPRTRTTDDYREAGKKGLSVEDFLSEE, encoded by the coding sequence ATGAACCAGGAAGTCCCGCGGCGGCTGGTGTGCAACTGCGAAAAGTCCATGTCGCTGGACGACAAGGCAATTGCCGCTGCCTTGGGTGATGACGATCTTCACGTCCACAGCCAGCTTTGCCGCAGCGAAATTGCAAGCTTTGAGGCCGCGCTCGGAGAGGGGCGCCGCCTGTGCGTGGCCTGCACGCAGGAAAGCCCCCTCTTTTCCGAGATCGCCGAGGAGGCAGGTCACAAAGCGCCCCTCTTCGTCAACATCCGCGAAATGGCCGGTTGGACCGCGGACAAGGCCGACCCCTCGCCAAAAATATCGGCCCTGATCGCCGCCGCCGAGCTGCCGGCAAAGCCGGCCCGGCTGCGCACGATCGAAAGCGACGGTCTGTGCCTTGTCATTGGTCGGGGGCAAGCCGCCCTGGAGGCCGCGGAACTCCTTAACCGGACCTTGTCGGTAACGCTGCTTTTGACCAGCTTCGAAGACGTGCTCCTGCCGACCGTGCTCGATTTTCCCATCTTCTGCGGGCGCGTTCGCTCGGCGCGCGGTTCGCTGGGGGCTTTCGACATCGTGGTGGACGGCCATGCGCCCATGCTGCCGTCCTCGCGCAGCGCGCCTCAATTTGCGCTGACCCGCGATGGCGCAAGTTCCAAGTGCAGCGTCTTGTTCGACATGACCGGAGGACCTGCGCTGTTTGCACGGCCCGAAGGGCGCGACGGCTATTTTCACGCCGACCCGGCGGATCCGGCCGCCGTTATGCGCGCGGTGTTCGAAGCAAGCGCCTATGAGGGCGCGTTCGAAAAGCCGATCTATGTCAGCTACGATCCCTCGATCTGCGTGCATGAGCGTTCGAAGAAGACGGGCTGCACCAAGTGCATCGACAACTGCCCGTCCGGCGCTATCGCGCCGGACGGCGACAATATCTCGGTCGACACCGCATTGTGCGGCGGCTGCGGCAATTGCGCTGCGCACTGCCCGACAGGTGCGGTCTCCTATGAATACCCGGCACGCCAACAATTGATCGAGCGCGTGCAAGTGCTGGCCCGGACCTATCTGGAGGCCGGCGGCAAGGAGCCGGTCCTGCTCATCCATGACGGCGAGCACGGCACGGCGCTCATCAGTGCGATGGCGCGGTTTGGCCGTGGGCTGCCGGTCAACGTCATTCCGCTCCAGCTTCATTCGGTGAGCGGCCTTGGGCATGATCTGTTGGCGGCCGGACTGGCCGCAGGTTTCCGCTCGGTCGTCGTGCTTGCCGATCCGCGCAAGAGCGACGAGCTCGACGCCTTGAACGAAGAGCGCCGTCTGCTCGAGGCCCTGCTGAGCGGGTTTGGGCTGGCGGGCGGCCGGTGCTCCGTGCTGCTCGAAACCGATCCCGACATCGTCGAGAACGTGCTCTACGACCTCGACCCTCCGCCCGAAGTCGCCCATACGGCTTTCGCTCCCGTCGGCGGCAAACGAGAAGTGGCCCGCGCAGCGCTCGCCCTTATTGCAGGCGCGGGCAGCGCCGGCGAAGAGATCATCCGGCTGCCGCCCTCCGCGCCTTATGGCGCGGTCGAGGTGGACAAGGAGGCGTGTACTCTCTGCATGGCCTGCGTTTCCGCCTGTCCGGCCGATGCGCTGCGCGACAATCTGGAAAAGCCGCAATTGCGGTTCGTCGAATCGGCCTGCGTGCAATGCGGCATCTGTGCCGCCACCTGCCCGGAAGACGCGATCACCTTGTCGCCGCGCTACAATCTTGCGCCGAACGTGATGCAACCGGTAACGCTGAACGAGGACGAGCCAGCCGAATGCACCCGCTGCGGCAAGCCTTTTGCCTCACGCGGCGTGCTCGAGCGGGTGAAGGACAAGCTCGGCGGCAAGCACTGGATGTTCCAGAGCGACGAGCGGATTTCGCTGCTTGAGATGTGCGATAGCTGCCGGCTTGAGGTGCTCTCGTCCGGAGGCCGCGATCCCTTCGCGATGTCGCAGCGTCCGCGCACGCGCACCACCGACGACTACAGGGAAGCCGGCAAGAAAGGACTTTCGGTCGAGGATTTCCTGAGCGAGGAATGA
- a CDS encoding Mrp/NBP35 family ATP-binding protein: MEISRQDVLEQLRKVKGPDLSGNIVDLDLVSEIVIAGPAVFFSLTVPGERAEELEPLRAAAEKAALRAEGVKKATVVLTAAKKAGEPSRPVRPAPSRGQAAMVPPPMAARAAPHAAPAPAARSGVPGIDAIIAVASGKGGVGKSTTAVNLALGLQAMGLRVGVLDADIYGPSMPRLLHISGRPQSVTGRILKPMEGYGLKVMSMGFLVDEETPMIWRGPMVISALTQMLREVEWGALDVLVVDMPPGTGDAQLTMAQNVPLAGAIIVSTPQDLALIDARKGLAMFRKVDVPILGVIENMSYFVCPDCGGRHDIFGHGGARSEAGRIGVPFLGEVPLDMQIRETSDSGTPVVVTSPDSVHATVYKEIANRAWSRIAEERQMAGVPEIIFE; the protein is encoded by the coding sequence GTGGAAATCAGCAGGCAGGATGTTCTCGAACAGCTTCGCAAGGTCAAAGGCCCCGACCTCAGCGGCAATATCGTCGATCTCGACCTCGTCTCCGAGATCGTGATCGCCGGGCCTGCCGTGTTCTTTTCGCTAACGGTGCCCGGCGAACGCGCGGAGGAACTGGAGCCGTTGCGCGCGGCGGCGGAGAAGGCGGCGCTGCGCGCCGAGGGCGTCAAGAAGGCAACGGTCGTTCTGACGGCCGCGAAGAAGGCAGGCGAGCCGTCCCGCCCGGTAAGACCGGCGCCCAGCCGGGGCCAGGCCGCCATGGTTCCGCCGCCAATGGCGGCACGCGCCGCGCCGCACGCGGCCCCTGCGCCGGCCGCCAGATCGGGCGTGCCAGGCATTGACGCCATCATAGCGGTCGCCTCCGGCAAGGGCGGGGTCGGCAAGTCGACCACGGCCGTCAACCTGGCGCTCGGCCTGCAGGCCATGGGGCTGAGGGTCGGCGTGCTCGACGCAGACATATACGGCCCTTCCATGCCGCGCCTCCTGCACATTTCCGGCCGTCCGCAGAGCGTGACCGGCCGCATCCTCAAGCCGATGGAGGGGTATGGGCTGAAGGTCATGTCCATGGGCTTCCTTGTCGATGAGGAAACGCCGATGATCTGGCGCGGTCCCATGGTGATCTCGGCGCTCACCCAGATGCTGCGCGAGGTGGAATGGGGCGCACTCGACGTGCTGGTCGTCGACATGCCGCCCGGTACCGGCGATGCGCAGCTCACCATGGCGCAGAACGTGCCGCTTGCCGGGGCCATCATTGTCTCCACGCCGCAGGACCTCGCCCTCATAGACGCCCGCAAGGGGCTTGCCATGTTCCGCAAGGTCGATGTGCCGATCCTCGGGGTGATCGAGAACATGAGCTATTTCGTTTGCCCGGACTGCGGCGGCCGGCACGATATCTTCGGCCATGGCGGAGCGCGCTCGGAAGCCGGGCGCATCGGGGTGCCGTTCCTTGGTGAAGTGCCGCTCGACATGCAGATCCGCGAGACTTCCGACAGCGGCACGCCCGTGGTCGTAACGAGCCCCGACAGCGTGCATGCCACGGTCTACAAGGAAATCGCAAACCGGGCATGGTCGCGGATCGCAGAGGAGCGGCAGATGGCGGGCGTGCCGGAGATCATCTTCGAATAG
- a CDS encoding DUF3306 domain-containing protein has product MEASSMAEPGDKGFLSRWSRRKREVSRQDADEDSSPDEAGEEPSAEAIDEEMEANRQAAEAIDIDSLEKGDDFSLFLKRGVPTALRTKALRRLWQSNPLLANLDGLNDYDTDFNDPAHNTYSSLWQAGRGFLSKSEQQRQRDSGGIGQASQDKPAETDGDEESKPSASAVEQPQAASSLGRPEAGPDEGAESQTAPPSAEGADGGGEEERPRQRVSIRRRLEG; this is encoded by the coding sequence GTGGAGGCAAGCTCGATGGCTGAGCCAGGGGATAAAGGCTTCCTGTCTCGCTGGTCGCGGCGCAAGCGGGAAGTCTCGCGGCAGGATGCGGACGAGGACTCCAGCCCCGACGAAGCCGGTGAGGAGCCTTCTGCGGAAGCGATCGACGAGGAAATGGAAGCCAATCGGCAGGCCGCCGAAGCAATCGATATCGATTCCCTGGAAAAAGGCGACGACTTTTCGCTGTTTCTCAAGCGCGGCGTGCCGACGGCGCTGCGCACGAAGGCGCTGCGCAGGCTATGGCAGTCCAATCCGCTGCTGGCAAATCTCGACGGGCTCAATGACTATGACACGGATTTCAACGACCCGGCGCACAACACCTACAGCTCGCTCTGGCAGGCAGGCCGCGGGTTCCTGAGTAAGTCCGAACAGCAAAGGCAGCGAGATTCCGGCGGTATCGGCCAAGCCTCGCAGGACAAACCCGCCGAGACGGACGGCGATGAGGAAAGCAAGCCTTCGGCCTCCGCCGTCGAGCAACCGCAAGCGGCTTCCAGCCTGGGACGGCCAGAAGCCGGTCCAGACGAAGGGGCTGAAAGCCAAACAGCGCCGCCCTCCGCCGAGGGCGCCGACGGCGGAGGGGAAGAAGAGCGGCCGCGACAGCGCGTCTCCATCCGCCGCCGCCTCGAAGGCTGA
- a CDS encoding biotin/lipoate--protein ligase family protein, with amino-acid sequence MSATGPIQPSFGAPQFPPAFRSFAVVDGQEPMAAAVAAVAGGEGGAGDLFWSTDTDQAAAAFVLEPEVPLSRAIQMAPVLMVAIGDALGAIGPPALAITFRWPLTVLANGGAVGGVFVAVPDGVVPSQVPGTLIVGFNLAVESAAGDGEPGHHPDSTALHEEGCGDLDRTVLVEAVARHFLAWIDSWLQDGFSTVRQSWMSRAYDLERPVKLALAGGNRAGTMIGLDEDGSLLLEAGRSIDAVPLVDAVEPCR; translated from the coding sequence GTGAGCGCGACCGGACCGATCCAGCCATCATTCGGCGCGCCGCAGTTTCCGCCGGCCTTCAGGAGTTTCGCGGTCGTCGACGGACAGGAGCCGATGGCCGCGGCTGTGGCAGCGGTGGCTGGAGGCGAGGGCGGAGCAGGGGATCTATTCTGGTCGACCGATACCGACCAAGCGGCGGCGGCCTTCGTGCTCGAACCTGAAGTTCCGCTTTCCAGGGCAATCCAGATGGCACCGGTGCTGATGGTGGCCATCGGCGACGCGCTGGGCGCGATCGGCCCGCCCGCTCTGGCCATCACCTTCCGCTGGCCGCTCACGGTGCTGGCCAATGGCGGTGCCGTCGGCGGCGTCTTTGTCGCCGTTCCCGACGGCGTGGTGCCGTCGCAGGTTCCGGGCACCTTGATCGTCGGCTTCAATCTTGCCGTCGAATCAGCGGCCGGCGACGGTGAGCCCGGCCATCATCCGGACAGCACCGCCCTCCACGAGGAAGGATGCGGCGATCTCGACCGCACGGTCCTGGTCGAAGCCGTGGCACGACATTTTCTGGCTTGGATCGACAGCTGGCTTCAGGACGGGTTTTCCACCGTGCGTCAATCATGGATGTCGCGTGCGTACGATCTGGAGCGCCCCGTCAAGCTCGCGCTGGCCGGGGGAAATCGGGCCGGGACGATGATCGGGCTGGATGAGGACGGCAGCCTTCTTCTCGAGGCCGGCCGTTCCATAGATGCTGTTCCACTTGTGGACGCGGTGGAGCCATGCCGGTGA
- a CDS encoding DUF6352 family protein, whose amino-acid sequence MSETIHARPDGGRRPIWKSAGLHLTGRLDSGWLAVSPDLLRAYYTRPEIHPIETSCRNEHLLFEKLMEVPDAPVADAELTAIADRDAADNYRLLLRYRDHLLKHGSIEAGYRALFETGAPQVPPVFIEQLVHLIISNMLDGESDVFILRAAELFFRDQKATVADDRLMLADAEVVEMYSQTGGLGGLGALLAEAGTAMREVSLDVLTEENAASYPERADQFNFALDFRFTQPGQDALARVIERWIVHFFRLPVRVQAVRSITDERWSWHVGLDAQATQILNALYEGVAVGEDDLGRIMALFRLEFLEQDRIIETMRGKPAYLGMAMTTDGLVRLKPQNLLTNLPLKDDRQ is encoded by the coding sequence GTGAGCGAAACGATCCATGCGCGGCCGGACGGCGGCCGCAGGCCCATCTGGAAGTCGGCCGGCCTGCATCTGACCGGCCGGCTCGACAGTGGCTGGCTCGCCGTTTCGCCGGATCTCCTGCGCGCCTATTACACGCGGCCCGAAATACATCCCATCGAAACGAGCTGCCGCAACGAGCACCTGCTGTTCGAAAAGCTGATGGAGGTCCCCGATGCGCCGGTGGCGGACGCCGAACTTACGGCGATCGCCGACCGGGACGCGGCCGACAATTACCGCCTGCTCCTTCGATACCGCGACCATTTATTGAAACACGGTTCGATCGAGGCCGGCTATCGGGCGCTATTCGAGACCGGCGCGCCACAGGTCCCGCCGGTCTTTATCGAGCAACTGGTCCATCTCATCATCTCCAACATGCTCGATGGCGAAAGCGACGTCTTCATCCTGCGCGCGGCGGAGCTGTTCTTTCGTGATCAGAAGGCGACGGTTGCCGACGATCGGCTGATGCTGGCCGACGCCGAAGTCGTGGAAATGTATTCGCAGACCGGAGGGCTGGGCGGACTGGGCGCGCTGCTGGCCGAGGCGGGGACGGCGATGCGCGAGGTTTCGCTCGACGTGCTTACCGAGGAGAACGCTGCAAGTTATCCGGAGCGTGCCGACCAGTTCAATTTCGCGCTCGATTTCCGCTTCACACAGCCGGGGCAGGACGCGCTGGCCCGCGTGATCGAGCGCTGGATCGTCCATTTCTTCCGTCTGCCGGTGCGCGTCCAGGCCGTCCGGTCGATCACCGACGAGCGCTGGTCCTGGCATGTCGGACTGGACGCACAGGCGACGCAAATCCTCAACGCGCTCTATGAGGGCGTGGCGGTCGGCGAGGACGATCTGGGGCGGATCATGGCGCTGTTCCGCCTTGAGTTTCTTGAGCAGGATCGCATCATCGAAACGATGCGCGGCAAACCCGCCTATCTGGGAATGGCCATGACGACGGACGGTCTCGTGCGCCTGAAGCCGCAGAACCTGCTCACGAACCTTCCGTTGAAGGACGACCGGCAGTGA
- a CDS encoding DUF3305 domain-containing protein: MDRELTILVGVLAECRQSVSRWAKDYWIPVGVTPSATGFSAGDVLVSDERMTRYFMGAAELTCHAAETEAYVHNFNSQAPALFVVLRRNADGTHPLPWFVHTVTASPYLAQDFEDVGEDIVERVAMPPEIARAIMDFTEHFHKEEKFIKRRRDQGAAETQQFGKEPIFLNRARPRGGKLDG, translated from the coding sequence ATGGACCGGGAACTGACGATCCTGGTCGGCGTGCTGGCGGAATGTCGCCAGTCGGTCTCGCGGTGGGCGAAGGACTACTGGATTCCCGTGGGCGTCACGCCGAGCGCAACAGGCTTTTCGGCCGGCGACGTGCTTGTCAGCGACGAGCGCATGACGCGTTATTTCATGGGCGCGGCCGAACTTACCTGTCATGCCGCCGAAACCGAGGCCTATGTTCACAACTTCAACAGCCAGGCCCCGGCGCTGTTCGTCGTCCTGCGGCGCAATGCGGACGGTACGCATCCTTTGCCCTGGTTCGTCCACACGGTAACCGCCTCGCCCTATCTGGCGCAGGATTTCGAAGATGTCGGCGAAGATATCGTTGAACGCGTTGCCATGCCCCCCGAAATCGCCAGGGCGATCATGGATTTCACCGAGCATTTTCACAAGGAGGAGAAGTTTATCAAGCGCCGGCGCGATCAGGGTGCTGCCGAAACCCAGCAATTCGGCAAGGAGCCGATCTTTCTGAACCGCGCCAGGCCGCGTGGAGGCAAGCTCGATGGCTGA
- the fdhF gene encoding formate dehydrogenase subunit alpha produces MSSKITFTLDEKTVTASEGETIWEVAKREGKRIPHLCHVDAPGYRPDGNCRACMVDIEGERVLAASCIRKPGEGMVVRTDTERAVKSREMVFELLASNMRPAQEGPDNQSVFWEWASSMGIGGSERLGSKFSSGVQPELDLSNPAIAVNLDACISCGACVRACREVQVNDVIGMANRGNHAFPVFDMHDPMGHSTCVTCGECVQACPTGALYEKSLMDEAGKTRAVQAFDKVVDSVCPFCGVGCQTSVAVKDGKIVQVDGRDGYANENRLCVKGRFGFDYVMSAERLTKPLIRRDDAPKSGDIDLSGVDPLTIFREATWEEALERAAGGLKSLLDTHGGKALAGFGSAKGSNEEAYLFQKLVRQGFGTNNVDHCTRLCHASSVAALMEGVGSGAVSAPFNDAMKAECIIVIGARPTTNHPVAATYFKQAAKLGAKLVVMDPRKQDLMRHASHSLVFKPGTDVAMLNALLHVIIEEKLYDEQYIQANVSGFEALREKVKDFSPEAMAEVCGIEAEVLRDVARTYATAERSIIFWGMGISQHTHGTDNSRCLIALALITGHVGRPGTGLHPLRGQNNVQGASDAGLIPMYFPDYKSVENADIRGQYENFWGQALDPKRGLTVVEIIDAIHDGEIRGMYIQGENPAMSDPDQTHARQALAKLEHLVVQDIFLTETAWHADVVLPASAHAEKLGTYTNTNRQVQIGRPALEPPGEARQDWELIVEIGRRMGLDWNYKSVSEVYTEMASVMPSLRNISWERVEREESVIYPADAEDKPGNEIIFSNGFPTSDGRGRITPADLLPPDEVPDEEYPLVLTTGRLLEHWHTGAMTRRAGVLNAIEPVGIAAMNPREIARRGLSQGEMVKVETRRGTVEAILRADREVADGMIFMPFCFNESPANKLTNPMLDPYGKIPEFKYCAAQIEAADEIPRSR; encoded by the coding sequence ATGTCCAGCAAGATAACTTTTACGCTCGACGAGAAAACGGTAACCGCCTCGGAAGGCGAGACCATATGGGAAGTGGCGAAGCGCGAGGGCAAGCGCATCCCGCATCTGTGCCATGTCGACGCGCCCGGCTACCGGCCGGACGGCAATTGCCGTGCCTGCATGGTCGATATCGAGGGCGAGCGCGTGCTTGCCGCCTCCTGCATCCGCAAGCCGGGCGAGGGGATGGTCGTGCGGACCGACACCGAGCGCGCCGTAAAGTCGCGTGAGATGGTGTTCGAGCTCCTGGCCAGCAACATGCGCCCCGCCCAAGAGGGACCCGACAACCAGTCCGTCTTCTGGGAATGGGCATCTTCCATGGGCATTGGGGGCAGCGAGCGTCTCGGCTCCAAGTTCTCATCCGGCGTCCAGCCCGAGCTCGACCTTTCCAACCCGGCGATCGCGGTCAATCTGGATGCCTGCATCTCCTGCGGCGCCTGCGTGCGCGCCTGCCGAGAGGTGCAGGTGAACGACGTGATCGGCATGGCCAATCGCGGCAACCATGCCTTTCCCGTCTTCGACATGCACGACCCGATGGGCCATTCCACCTGCGTGACCTGCGGCGAATGCGTCCAGGCGTGCCCGACCGGCGCGCTCTACGAGAAGTCGCTGATGGATGAGGCGGGCAAGACCCGCGCCGTCCAGGCCTTCGACAAGGTCGTCGACAGCGTCTGCCCCTTCTGCGGTGTCGGCTGCCAGACCAGCGTTGCCGTCAAGGACGGCAAGATCGTGCAGGTCGACGGGCGCGACGGCTATGCCAATGAAAACCGCCTGTGCGTGAAGGGCCGCTTCGGCTTCGACTATGTCATGTCGGCCGAGCGCCTGACCAAACCGCTCATCCGCCGCGACGACGCGCCGAAGTCCGGCGACATCGACCTGAGCGGCGTCGATCCGCTCACCATATTCCGCGAGGCGACCTGGGAAGAGGCGCTGGAGCGCGCGGCAGGCGGGCTGAAGTCCCTGCTCGATACCCATGGCGGCAAGGCACTCGCCGGCTTCGGCTCGGCCAAGGGCTCCAATGAGGAGGCCTATCTGTTCCAGAAGCTGGTGCGGCAGGGTTTCGGCACCAACAATGTCGATCACTGCACCAGGCTTTGCCATGCCTCATCCGTGGCGGCGTTGATGGAAGGCGTCGGCTCCGGCGCCGTGTCGGCGCCCTTCAACGACGCCATGAAGGCCGAGTGCATCATCGTCATCGGCGCGCGCCCCACGACCAACCATCCCGTCGCCGCGACCTATTTCAAGCAGGCCGCCAAGCTGGGCGCCAAACTGGTCGTCATGGATCCGCGCAAGCAGGATCTGATGCGGCACGCAAGCCACTCGCTGGTGTTCAAGCCGGGCACCGACGTCGCCATGCTCAACGCGCTGCTCCACGTGATTATCGAGGAGAAGCTCTATGACGAGCAATATATCCAGGCCAACGTCTCGGGCTTCGAGGCGCTGAGGGAGAAGGTGAAGGACTTTTCGCCCGAGGCGATGGCGGAAGTCTGCGGCATCGAGGCCGAGGTGCTGCGCGACGTCGCGCGGACCTATGCCACAGCCGAACGCTCCATCATCTTCTGGGGCATGGGCATATCCCAGCATACTCACGGCACCGACAATTCGCGCTGCCTGATCGCGCTGGCGCTGATCACCGGCCATGTCGGCCGCCCGGGCACGGGCCTGCATCCGCTGCGCGGCCAGAACAACGTGCAGGGCGCCTCCGACGCCGGCCTGATCCCCATGTACTTCCCCGATTACAAGTCGGTCGAAAACGCCGACATTCGAGGCCAGTACGAGAATTTCTGGGGCCAGGCGCTGGATCCCAAGCGCGGCCTCACCGTGGTCGAGATCATCGATGCCATCCACGATGGCGAGATCAGGGGCATGTATATTCAGGGCGAGAATCCGGCCATGTCGGATCCCGACCAGACCCATGCCCGGCAAGCATTGGCCAAGCTCGAGCATCTGGTCGTGCAGGATATCTTCCTGACCGAGACCGCATGGCATGCCGATGTGGTGCTGCCGGCCTCGGCCCATGCCGAGAAGCTCGGCACTTACACCAACACCAACCGGCAGGTGCAGATTGGCCGTCCCGCTCTCGAGCCGCCCGGCGAAGCCCGGCAGGATTGGGAACTGATCGTCGAGATCGGCAGGCGGATGGGACTGGACTGGAACTACAAGTCCGTTTCCGAGGTCTACACCGAAATGGCGAGCGTGATGCCTTCGCTTCGGAACATTTCCTGGGAGCGTGTCGAGCGCGAGGAATCGGTCATCTATCCAGCGGACGCCGAAGACAAGCCCGGCAACGAGATCATTTTCTCCAACGGCTTCCCGACATCGGACGGACGCGGCCGCATTACGCCGGCAGACCTGTTGCCGCCCGACGAGGTGCCGGACGAGGAGTATCCGCTGGTGCTGACCACCGGGCGCCTTCTTGAGCACTGGCACACCGGCGCGATGACGCGGCGGGCGGGCGTCCTTAATGCGATCGAGCCCGTCGGCATCGCGGCGATGAACCCGCGCGAGATCGCCAGGCGCGGGCTGTCGCAGGGTGAAATGGTCAAGGTTGAAACGCGGCGCGGCACCGTCGAGGCGATCTTGCGCGCCGACCGGGAAGTGGCTGACGGCATGATCTTCATGCCGTTCTGCTTCAATGAGAGCCCGGCCAACAAGCTGACCAACCCGATGCTCGATCCTTACGGCAAGATTCCGGAGTTCAAATATTGTGCGGCACAGATAGAGGCCGCCGACGAAATTCCGCGATCCCGCTGA
- a CDS encoding NAD(P)H-dependent oxidoreductase subunit E, which produces MKDRRPRDRGPKGRALDDAALDDVRDLLGERPRRRDLLIEFLHLVQDRYGYLSAAHLRALAEEMRLSQTEVYEVATFYDHFDIVKEGQTPPPPLTIRVCDSVSCMLAGSEPLLSRLAAKADPNAIRILRAPCMGRCATAPAARIGNREVDHASAEGLLQMAAEGETETVVPDYTGLGSYRASGGYRLLERVRSGEVSVDTLIETMQSAGLRGLGGAGFPAGRKWSIVRSYPGPRLMSINGDEGEPGTFKDRIYLERDPHRTFEGALVAAHAVEAERIYFYMRDEYPAVLQILRTEIAALEAAGLAAPGFIELRRGAGAYICGEESAMLESIEGKRGLPRHRPPYIAEAGLFGRPTLNHNVETLWWVRDIVEQGPEWFAKKGRPDHPGVRSWSVSGRVREPGVKLAPAGVTVRELIDDYCGGMAEGHEFKAYLPGGASGGILPSSMGDIPLDFGGELARQGAFVGSHAIVIFSQVDSVKDVTLNLLNFFKHESCGQCTPCREGTEKMVTLLKTQDKFDEATVRDLEMVMRDASICGLGQAAPNPVNHLLTHFREDL; this is translated from the coding sequence ATGAAGGATCGGCGTCCTCGCGATCGTGGACCTAAAGGACGCGCACTTGATGACGCGGCGCTCGACGATGTTCGCGACCTTCTGGGAGAGCGTCCGCGCCGTCGCGATCTCCTGATCGAATTCCTGCATCTTGTGCAGGATCGCTATGGATACCTTTCCGCCGCCCATCTTCGCGCATTGGCTGAAGAGATGCGCCTGTCGCAGACCGAGGTCTACGAGGTCGCCACGTTTTACGACCACTTCGATATCGTGAAGGAGGGCCAAACACCTCCACCCCCGCTGACGATCCGCGTCTGCGATTCGGTCAGCTGCATGCTGGCCGGCTCCGAGCCGCTGCTCAGCAGGCTTGCCGCGAAAGCCGATCCCAATGCGATCCGCATCCTGCGCGCGCCCTGCATGGGGCGCTGCGCCACTGCGCCGGCCGCGCGGATCGGCAACCGCGAGGTGGATCATGCCAGCGCCGAAGGCCTGCTGCAGATGGCTGCCGAAGGCGAAACGGAGACCGTCGTCCCCGACTATACCGGGCTTGGTTCCTATCGCGCATCCGGTGGCTACCGGCTTCTGGAAAGAGTGCGGTCGGGTGAAGTCAGCGTCGACACGCTGATCGAGACAATGCAGAGCGCTGGCCTCCGCGGCCTTGGCGGCGCCGGCTTTCCCGCCGGCAGGAAGTGGAGCATCGTACGCTCCTATCCGGGGCCGCGCCTGATGTCGATCAATGGCGACGAGGGGGAACCGGGAACGTTCAAGGACCGCATATACCTCGAACGGGATCCGCATCGCACATTCGAAGGTGCCCTGGTCGCCGCACACGCGGTCGAGGCCGAGCGCATCTATTTCTACATGCGCGACGAATATCCGGCAGTCCTGCAGATTTTGCGCACCGAGATCGCCGCTCTCGAGGCCGCCGGCCTCGCGGCGCCCGGCTTCATCGAACTGAGACGCGGCGCGGGCGCTTATATCTGCGGCGAGGAAAGCGCGATGTTGGAGAGCATCGAAGGCAAGCGCGGCCTGCCGCGCCATCGCCCGCCCTATATCGCCGAGGCCGGCCTGTTCGGCCGCCCCACGCTCAACCACAATGTCGAAACACTATGGTGGGTCCGCGATATCGTCGAGCAGGGGCCGGAATGGTTCGCCAAAAAGGGCAGGCCGGACCACCCCGGCGTGCGATCCTGGTCGGTTTCCGGCAGAGTGCGGGAGCCGGGGGTAAAGCTGGCGCCGGCCGGCGTCACGGTGCGCGAGCTGATCGACGATTATTGCGGCGGCATGGCGGAAGGCCACGAGTTCAAGGCATATTTGCCAGGCGGGGCTTCCGGCGGTATCCTGCCGTCGTCGATGGGCGACATTCCGCTGGATTTCGGCGGCGAGCTCGCCAGACAAGGCGCCTTTGTCGGCTCGCATGCGATCGTGATCTTTTCACAGGTCGACAGCGTCAAGGATGTGACGCTCAACCTTCTGAATTTCTTCAAGCACGAAAGCTGCGGCCAATGCACGCCGTGCCGCGAGGGTACCGAAAAAATGGTCACGCTGCTCAAGACGCAGGACAAATTCGACGAAGCCACCGTCCGCGACCTCGAAATGGTGATGCGGGACGCTTCGATATGCGGATTGGGCCAGGCCGCGCCCAATCCGGTCAACCACCTTCTGACCCATTTCCGGGAAGATCTTTGA